The Altererythrobacter sp. Root672 genome includes a window with the following:
- a CDS encoding heme o synthase — MTATAQTQALPAEWRDFFALTKPRVMSLVVFTGLCGLLAAPGHIHPVIAFTAVLCIAVGAGGAAALNMWWEADIDAKMKRTAQRPLPQGRMRPNDARDFGIAISVASVLVMGLAVNWLSGLILAASILYYAVIYTIWLKPRTPQNIVIGGGAGAFPPLIGWVAVTGHITLMPVLLFVIIFMWTPPHFWALALFVKSDYAKAGIPMLPVVAGEGATRRQILIYSVILLVVSLAPWWIGGTGVIYGAAALVLSGLFVILALPVAFRRSVENDKMKPEKRLFGFSVLYLFALFAALVADRLILGQGIVS, encoded by the coding sequence ATGACTGCAACCGCCCAGACCCAGGCACTCCCGGCCGAATGGCGCGACTTCTTCGCGCTGACCAAGCCGCGCGTGATGAGCCTCGTGGTGTTCACCGGGCTCTGCGGGCTGCTCGCCGCGCCCGGCCACATCCATCCCGTGATCGCCTTCACCGCCGTGCTGTGCATCGCCGTTGGCGCGGGCGGCGCGGCGGCGCTCAACATGTGGTGGGAAGCGGACATCGACGCCAAGATGAAGCGCACCGCCCAGCGCCCGCTGCCGCAAGGCCGCATGCGGCCGAACGACGCGCGCGACTTCGGTATCGCGATTTCGGTCGCCTCGGTGCTGGTGATGGGCCTGGCGGTGAACTGGCTGTCGGGGCTGATCCTGGCCGCTTCGATCCTCTACTACGCCGTGATCTACACCATCTGGCTCAAGCCGCGGACGCCGCAGAACATCGTCATCGGCGGTGGGGCAGGGGCCTTTCCGCCGCTGATCGGCTGGGTCGCGGTGACGGGCCACATCACGCTGATGCCGGTGCTGCTGTTCGTGATCATCTTCATGTGGACCCCGCCGCACTTCTGGGCCCTCGCCCTGTTCGTGAAGTCGGACTACGCCAAGGCTGGCATTCCAATGCTACCGGTGGTGGCAGGCGAAGGCGCCACGCGGCGGCAAATCTTGATCTATTCGGTCATCCTCCTGGTCGTGAGCCTAGCGCCCTGGTGGATTGGCGGCACTGGCGTGATCTATGGCGCGGCTGCCCTTGTGCTTTCCGGCCTGTTCGTAATTCTGGCGCTTCCAGTCGCCTTCCGGCGCAGCGTTGAGAACGACAAGATGAAGCCGGAAAAGCGCCTGTTCGGGTTTTCGGTGCTTTATCTTTTCGCCCTGTTCGCCGCGCTGGTTGCGGACCGGCTGATACTGGGGCAGGGGATCGTGTCATGA
- a CDS encoding SURF1 family cytochrome oxidase biogenesis protein: MTRKLPILPTIIVAAAIAAMLALGVWQLRRSEWKNGLIVQYSQAQAMSSAVPWPRTEAELERSLFRWSQFDCQKVLSLRTTAATAVDGSKGVAQIARCEIDGGGEAEVSLGWSLPTQPFSWAGGEVSGVIAPHGILHVAKPVAGLKPLAAPDPKDLPNNHLMYAGQWFFFALTALIIYVLALRRRQS; encoded by the coding sequence ATGACCCGCAAACTACCGATCCTGCCGACGATCATCGTCGCCGCCGCCATCGCGGCCATGCTCGCGCTTGGCGTCTGGCAACTGCGCCGTTCCGAATGGAAGAACGGCCTGATCGTTCAGTACAGCCAGGCCCAGGCGATGTCCTCCGCGGTCCCTTGGCCGCGGACCGAAGCCGAGCTCGAACGCTCGCTGTTCCGCTGGAGCCAGTTCGACTGTCAGAAGGTGCTCAGCCTACGGACCACGGCTGCCACCGCAGTCGATGGTTCGAAGGGTGTCGCCCAGATCGCCCGTTGCGAGATCGACGGGGGAGGGGAGGCGGAAGTCTCTCTCGGTTGGTCGCTGCCGACACAGCCGTTCAGCTGGGCAGGTGGTGAGGTCAGCGGAGTGATTGCACCCCACGGCATTCTCCACGTTGCCAAGCCTGTTGCGGGTCTCAAGCCGCTGGCCGCGCCGGATCCCAAGGACCTTCCCAACAACCATCTGATGTACGCGGGCCAGTGGTTCTTTTTCGCGCTGACGGCCTTGATCATCTACGTATTGGCGCTGCGGCGACGGCAGTCATAG
- a CDS encoding cytochrome c oxidase subunit 3, with protein sequence MAGAKNHDYHILPPDIWPIAGAASAVTFTTGMVLFMHDLPGHWLVLGLGIAGLIATFFSWFSNIVKEAQAGDHTPVVQLHLRYGMILFIASEVMFFVGWFWAWFNFALFPSEIAEVIGGQFPPKAIEAVMDPFALPLLNTLILLCSGTTVTWAHHSLIHGDRDGLKKGLWLTILLGLLFTSIQAYEYIHAPFPFGENTYGSAFYMATGFHGFHVIVGTIMLIVCLRRAYLGHFTPKQHFGFEAAAWYWHFVDVVWLFLFVVVYVWGGWGAQYH encoded by the coding sequence ATGGCCGGCGCCAAGAACCACGATTATCACATTCTGCCACCCGACATCTGGCCAATTGCCGGTGCCGCTTCGGCAGTCACGTTCACCACCGGCATGGTGCTGTTCATGCATGACCTGCCCGGCCATTGGCTGGTCCTGGGTCTCGGCATCGCCGGCCTGATCGCGACCTTCTTCAGCTGGTTCTCGAACATCGTGAAGGAAGCCCAGGCGGGCGACCACACGCCGGTCGTCCAGCTTCACCTGCGCTATGGCATGATCCTGTTCATCGCTTCGGAAGTGATGTTCTTCGTCGGCTGGTTCTGGGCCTGGTTCAACTTCGCGCTGTTCCCGAGCGAGATCGCCGAAGTAATCGGCGGGCAGTTCCCGCCCAAGGCGATCGAAGCGGTCATGGACCCCTTCGCGCTGCCGCTGCTCAACACGCTGATCCTGCTGTGTTCGGGTACGACGGTGACCTGGGCTCACCACTCCCTCATCCACGGTGACCGTGACGGCCTCAAGAAGGGCCTGTGGCTGACGATCCTGCTGGGCCTGCTGTTCACCAGCATCCAGGCTTACGAGTACATCCACGCCCCGTTCCCGTTCGGCGAGAACACCTACGGTTCGGCGTTCTACATGGCGACCGGGTTCCACGGTTTCCACGTGATTGTCGGCACGATCATGCTGATCGTCTGCCTGCGTCGCGCCTACCTCGGCCACTTCACCCCGAAGCAGCACTTTGGCTTCGAAGCCGCCGCCTGGTACTGGCATTTCGTCGACGTGGTGTGGCTGTTCCTGTTCGTCGTCGTCTACGTCTGGGGCGGCTGGGGCGCGCAGTACCACTGA
- the ctaD gene encoding cytochrome c oxidase subunit I, which yields MATTADHFQAHADEHHHDADHKPGFFARWFMSTNHKDIGTLYLIFAIFAGIIGGAVSGLMRWELAEPGVQIMGHIVEFLNGTPSDINHDGHMWNVLITAHGLIMVFFMVMPAMIGGFGNWFVPLMIGAPDMAFPRMNNISFWLTVAGFISLMLSAFFPGGTGNGAGTGWTVYAPLSTSGSVGPAVDFGIFALHLAGAASIMGAINFITTIFNMRAPGMTLHKMPLFAWSVLVTAFLLLLALPVLAAAITMLITDRNFGTTFFDPAGGGDPILYQHLFWFFGHPEVYIMILPGFGMISQIVATFSRKPVFGYLGMAYAMVAIGVVGFVVWAHHMFTVGMDVNTKMYFTAATMVIAVPTGIKIFSWVATMWGGSVEFKSPMVWAMGFIFLFTVGGVTGVVLANGGLDDNLHDTYYVVAHFHYVLSMGAVFSLFAGFYYWFPKMSGKMHSEFLAHLHFWIFFIGVNIIFFPQHFLGLQGMARRYPDYTPAYEYWNHISSIGYVIMAGSMVIFFANLVYAFVAGKKAPANYWGEGATTLEWSLSSPPPYHQFETLPVIEDHHSHHDAIGSKPDTASAH from the coding sequence ATGGCTACCACCGCCGACCATTTCCAGGCCCATGCGGACGAGCATCACCATGATGCCGATCACAAGCCGGGCTTCTTCGCCCGCTGGTTCATGTCCACCAACCACAAGGACATTGGCACGCTCTACCTGATCTTTGCGATCTTCGCGGGGATCATCGGCGGCGCGGTGTCGGGCCTGATGCGCTGGGAGCTCGCGGAGCCGGGCGTGCAGATCATGGGTCACATCGTCGAATTCCTCAACGGCACGCCTTCGGACATCAACCACGACGGCCACATGTGGAACGTGCTGATCACCGCCCACGGCCTGATCATGGTGTTCTTCATGGTCATGCCGGCGATGATCGGCGGCTTCGGCAACTGGTTCGTGCCGCTGATGATCGGTGCGCCGGACATGGCGTTCCCGCGCATGAACAACATCTCGTTCTGGCTGACCGTGGCGGGCTTCATCTCGCTGATGCTCTCGGCGTTCTTCCCAGGTGGTACGGGCAACGGTGCGGGCACGGGCTGGACCGTCTACGCGCCGCTTTCGACATCCGGATCGGTCGGCCCCGCGGTCGACTTCGGCATCTTCGCGCTGCACCTTGCCGGCGCGGCCTCGATCATGGGTGCGATCAACTTCATCACCACGATCTTCAACATGCGCGCGCCGGGCATGACGCTGCACAAGATGCCGCTGTTTGCCTGGTCGGTGCTGGTGACCGCGTTCCTGCTGCTGCTGGCGCTGCCGGTGCTCGCCGCGGCGATCACCATGCTGATTACCGACCGTAACTTCGGCACGACCTTCTTCGATCCGGCCGGTGGTGGCGATCCGATCCTGTACCAGCACTTGTTCTGGTTCTTCGGTCACCCGGAAGTCTACATCATGATCCTGCCGGGCTTCGGCATGATCAGCCAGATCGTGGCGACCTTCAGCCGCAAGCCGGTGTTCGGCTACCTCGGCATGGCCTACGCCATGGTCGCGATCGGCGTCGTCGGCTTCGTCGTGTGGGCGCACCACATGTTCACCGTCGGCATGGACGTGAACACCAAGATGTACTTCACCGCCGCAACCATGGTGATCGCGGTGCCGACCGGCATCAAGATCTTTAGCTGGGTCGCGACGATGTGGGGCGGCAGCGTTGAGTTCAAGAGCCCGATGGTTTGGGCGATGGGCTTCATCTTCCTGTTCACCGTCGGCGGCGTGACCGGCGTCGTGCTCGCCAACGGCGGCCTCGATGACAACCTGCACGACACCTACTACGTCGTGGCGCACTTCCACTACGTGCTGTCGATGGGTGCGGTGTTCTCGCTCTTCGCCGGGTTCTACTACTGGTTCCCGAAGATGAGCGGGAAGATGCACAGCGAGTTCCTCGCCCACCTGCACTTCTGGATCTTCTTCATCGGCGTGAACATCATCTTCTTCCCGCAGCACTTCCTGGGTCTGCAGGGGATGGCTCGCCGCTATCCGGACTACACTCCGGCCTACGAGTACTGGAACCACATCTCCTCGATCGGCTACGTGATCATGGCTGGTTCGATGGTGATCTTCTTCGCCAACCTGGTTTACGCGTTCGTCGCGGGCAAGAAGGCGCCGGCGAACTATTGGGGCGAAGGCGCGACCACGCTCGAATGGTCGCTGTCGAGCCCGCCGCCGTACCACCAGTTCGAAACGCTGCCGGTGATCGAGGACCACCACTCGCATCACGACGCGATCGGCTCCAAGCCGGACACGGCTTCGGCTCACTGA
- a CDS encoding cytochrome c oxidase assembly protein, with the protein MTTASIERKNRRVGLIALIVALAMLGLGYAAVPLYDLFCRVTGFGGTTQRATMAQAVEAQKQAKSAGVRTISIRFDANTAVDMPWTFRPRHVTDTVQFGERDMAIFEAKNLSAVPITGTASFNVEPEQAGKYFNKIQCFCFTEQTLKPGEEVAMPVLFYVDPKALDDPNMKHVEQITLSYTFHRTR; encoded by the coding sequence ATGACCACGGCCTCGATCGAACGGAAGAATCGCCGCGTCGGTCTGATTGCCCTGATCGTGGCGCTTGCCATGCTTGGCCTCGGCTATGCCGCGGTCCCGCTCTACGACCTGTTCTGCCGCGTCACCGGGTTTGGCGGTACAACGCAGCGCGCGACGATGGCCCAGGCCGTCGAGGCGCAGAAGCAGGCCAAGAGCGCTGGCGTGCGGACGATCTCCATTCGGTTCGACGCCAACACCGCGGTCGATATGCCCTGGACTTTTCGCCCCCGCCACGTGACCGACACGGTTCAGTTCGGCGAACGCGACATGGCGATCTTCGAGGCGAAGAATCTCAGCGCGGTCCCGATCACCGGCACGGCCAGCTTCAACGTCGAGCCGGAGCAGGCGGGCAAGTACTTCAACAAGATCCAGTGCTTCTGCTTCACCGAGCAGACGCTCAAGCCCGGCGAGGAAGTCGCGATGCCGGTGCTGTTCTACGTCGATCCCAAGGCGCTCGACGATCCCAATATGAAGCACGTGGAGCAGATAACACTCAGCTACACGTTCCATCGCACCAGATAG